Proteins encoded together in one Streptomyces sp. NA04227 window:
- a CDS encoding SchA/CurD-like domain-containing protein — translation MTLVSQDVSRDASALVTQSAFDGSRVRVVLLIEVHEGAQQRFLEAYEQLRHRVASVPGHLSDQLCQSIENPSQWLLTSEWESAPPFLAWVNSEAHLDMVQPLNSCVRDTRSLRFSILRETSGTVPSGTRDAVAAPRFGDGLVRHALTFTVEPGSEGEVARILAGYRSPEARADAHTRLVRTTLFMHGHRVVRAVEVQGDLVTALRHVARQPEIREVERAVNPYLEQDRDLDDPTSARRFFTRAALPAVHRIADPAADPGAAPRHAFLYPVRSGCGTAVARLLAREDVRAAREGPDAVAASTVFQQDDVVVRLVETDAPPAEHSARVLGVSGRRAGAVLARLVETDGARELTTAVGLESFLARCRMDLVTDRRAGPADPAEVTDTANAA, via the coding sequence GTGACGCTCGTGTCGCAGGACGTGTCTCGGGACGCATCGGCCCTCGTGACCCAGTCGGCCTTCGACGGGTCGCGAGTCCGGGTGGTCCTGCTGATCGAGGTCCACGAGGGAGCGCAGCAGCGCTTTCTGGAGGCCTACGAGCAGCTTCGCCACCGGGTGGCGTCCGTACCGGGCCATCTCAGTGACCAGTTGTGCCAGTCCATCGAGAACCCGTCGCAGTGGCTGCTGACCAGCGAGTGGGAGAGTGCGCCACCGTTCCTCGCCTGGGTGAACAGCGAGGCCCATCTGGATATGGTCCAGCCGCTCAACAGCTGTGTACGGGACACCAGGTCACTGCGTTTCAGCATCCTGCGGGAGACCTCGGGGACCGTGCCGTCGGGCACCCGCGACGCCGTCGCGGCGCCACGCTTCGGGGACGGTCTGGTCCGTCACGCGCTCACCTTCACCGTCGAGCCGGGCAGCGAGGGCGAGGTCGCGCGCATCCTCGCGGGGTACCGCTCCCCCGAGGCCCGCGCCGACGCACATACGCGTCTGGTGCGCACCACCCTGTTCATGCACGGCCATCGGGTCGTACGGGCGGTGGAGGTGCAGGGCGATCTGGTCACGGCGCTGCGGCACGTGGCGCGGCAGCCGGAGATCCGGGAGGTCGAACGGGCCGTCAATCCCTACCTGGAGCAGGACCGCGATCTCGACGACCCGACGTCCGCCCGCCGCTTCTTCACCCGCGCCGCGCTGCCCGCCGTGCACCGCATCGCGGACCCGGCGGCCGATCCCGGCGCGGCGCCGCGCCACGCGTTTCTCTACCCGGTGCGGTCCGGCTGCGGTACGGCCGTGGCACGGCTGCTGGCCCGTGAGGACGTACGGGCCGCGCGCGAGGGCCCGGACGCCGTCGCGGCGAGCACCGTGTTCCAGCAGGACGACGTGGTCGTACGGCTGGTGGAGACGGACGCGCCACCTGCGGAGCACTCCGCTCGGGTGCTCGGCGTGAGCGGACGGCGGGCCGGTGCGGTACTCGCGCGTCTCGTCGAAACCGACGGGGCACGGGAGCTCACCACCGCGGTCGGCCTGGAAAGCTTCCTCGCGCGCTGCCGGATGGACCTGGTCACCGACCGCAGAGCCGGACCGGCCGACCCGGCGGAGGTGACCGATACGGCCAACGCCGCTTGA
- the edd gene encoding phosphogluconate dehydratase, with translation MTLHPTIAAVTQRITDRSARGRAAYLDGVRAAASQGPARGALGCTNLAHGFAACGPAEKLGLRGTVKPNIAIVSAYNDMLSAHQPLETYPALLKEAVREAGGVAQFAGGVPAMCDGITQGRAGMELSLFSRDVIAMATAVALSHDMFDGALLLGVCDKIVPGLVIGALSFGHLPTVLVPAGPMTSGLPNAEKSRVRQLHAEGKAGREELLTAEAASYHSPGTCTFYGTANSNQMLMEVMGLHLPGASFVNPDTALRRELTRAAGRGILELTAPAGQYTPIGEVVDERAIVNAVVALLATGGSTNHTLHLVAMAAAAGIDLRWDDFAELSAAVPSLTRIYPNGTADVNHFHAAGGTAFLIGELLDAGLLHPDARTVTGSSLAESYRSEPTLENGQLVWRKGPAASLDENVLRPVGEPFAPDGGLRMLDGNLGRAVIKVSAVQAQHRVVRAPARVFDDQSEFLDAFAAGELDRDLVAVVRHQGPRANGMPELHKLTPALGVLQDRGHAVALVTDGRMSGASGKIPAAIHLTPEAAAGGPIARLRDGDLIEVNADTGTLEVLLDAHELANREADTKQAPPVTGTGRELFASFRSAVGAADRGASVFAHGEAR, from the coding sequence ATGACTCTCCACCCCACCATCGCCGCGGTGACCCAGCGGATCACCGACCGCAGCGCACGAGGCAGGGCCGCCTACCTGGACGGCGTCCGCGCCGCCGCCTCCCAGGGACCCGCGCGCGGCGCGCTCGGCTGCACCAACCTGGCGCACGGCTTCGCCGCCTGCGGCCCCGCCGAGAAACTCGGCCTGCGCGGCACCGTCAAACCCAATATCGCGATCGTCTCCGCCTACAACGACATGCTCTCCGCGCACCAGCCGCTGGAGACCTACCCCGCGCTGCTCAAGGAGGCCGTCCGCGAGGCCGGGGGAGTGGCCCAGTTCGCGGGCGGCGTGCCCGCGATGTGCGACGGCATCACCCAGGGCCGCGCCGGGATGGAACTGTCCCTGTTCAGCCGGGACGTGATCGCGATGGCGACCGCCGTCGCCCTGTCCCACGACATGTTCGACGGCGCCCTGCTGCTCGGCGTCTGCGACAAGATCGTGCCCGGTCTGGTCATCGGCGCCCTGTCCTTCGGGCACCTGCCGACCGTCCTCGTCCCCGCGGGCCCGATGACCTCCGGCCTGCCCAACGCGGAGAAGAGCCGCGTCCGCCAGCTCCACGCCGAGGGCAAGGCGGGCCGCGAGGAACTCCTCACCGCAGAGGCCGCCTCGTACCACAGCCCCGGCACCTGCACTTTCTACGGCACCGCGAACTCCAACCAGATGCTCATGGAGGTCATGGGTCTGCATCTGCCGGGCGCCAGCTTCGTCAACCCGGACACCGCACTGCGCAGGGAGCTCACCCGCGCCGCGGGCCGTGGGATCCTCGAACTCACCGCGCCCGCCGGGCAGTACACCCCGATCGGCGAAGTCGTCGACGAACGCGCGATCGTCAACGCGGTCGTCGCCCTGCTCGCCACCGGCGGCTCCACCAACCACACCCTGCACCTGGTCGCCATGGCCGCCGCCGCGGGCATCGACCTGCGCTGGGACGACTTCGCCGAACTCTCCGCGGCCGTCCCCTCGTTGACCCGCATCTACCCCAACGGCACCGCCGACGTGAACCACTTCCACGCGGCGGGCGGCACCGCCTTCCTGATCGGCGAACTCCTCGACGCGGGCCTGCTCCACCCCGATGCGCGCACCGTCACCGGCAGCAGCCTCGCCGAGTCCTACCGCAGCGAACCCACCCTGGAAAACGGCCAGTTGGTGTGGCGCAAGGGCCCTGCGGCCTCTCTCGACGAGAACGTGCTGCGCCCGGTGGGCGAACCCTTCGCCCCCGACGGCGGACTGCGGATGCTGGACGGCAACCTCGGCCGTGCCGTCATCAAGGTCTCCGCCGTCCAGGCACAGCACCGGGTGGTACGCGCCCCGGCCCGCGTCTTCGACGACCAGAGCGAGTTCCTGGACGCCTTCGCCGCCGGAGAACTGGACCGCGACCTGGTGGCCGTCGTCCGCCACCAGGGCCCCCGCGCCAACGGCATGCCCGAACTCCACAAGCTGACACCCGCGTTGGGCGTACTCCAGGACCGCGGCCACGCCGTCGCCCTGGTCACCGACGGCCGGATGTCCGGCGCCTCGGGCAAGATCCCGGCCGCCATCCACCTCACCCCCGAGGCGGCGGCGGGCGGCCCCATAGCCCGGCTGCGCGACGGCGACCTCATCGAGGTCAACGCCGACACCGGCACGCTCGAAGTCCTCCTCGACGCCCACGAGTTGGCGAACCGCGAGGCCGACACCAAGCAGGCACCCCCGGTCACCGGCACCGGCCGGGAACTCTTCGCCTCCTTCCGCTCCGCCGTCGGCGCCGCCGACCGCGGTGCGAGCGTGTTCGCCCACGGGGAGGCGCGGTGA
- a CDS encoding bifunctional 4-hydroxy-2-oxoglutarate aldolase/2-dehydro-3-deoxy-phosphogluconate aldolase, producing MTPATTSPLDLSPVIPVVVLRDAAHAVPLAQALAAGGIRTIEITLRSEAALEGVRRIAEEVPEMAVGVGTLTTPRQVNEAVAAGARFLVSPGCTPRLMYAMTDSGIPFLPGVATVSEVLTLLERGIHEMKFFPAEAAGGADYLKSIAGPLPQVRFCPTGGITPAGAPKYLALPNVGCVGGSWLAPADALESGDWARIKQLATEAAALTPSR from the coding sequence ATGACGCCTGCGACCACCAGCCCGCTCGACCTCTCGCCCGTCATCCCCGTGGTGGTCCTGCGCGACGCCGCGCACGCCGTCCCGCTCGCCCAGGCCCTGGCCGCGGGCGGCATCCGCACCATCGAGATCACCCTGCGGTCCGAGGCCGCCCTCGAAGGCGTACGCCGCATCGCCGAGGAAGTCCCCGAGATGGCCGTCGGCGTCGGCACCCTGACCACGCCCCGCCAGGTCAACGAAGCGGTCGCGGCCGGCGCCCGGTTCCTGGTCAGCCCCGGCTGCACCCCGCGCCTGATGTACGCGATGACCGACTCCGGCATCCCCTTCCTGCCCGGCGTCGCCACCGTCTCGGAGGTCCTCACACTGCTCGAACGCGGCATCCACGAGATGAAGTTCTTCCCCGCCGAGGCCGCGGGCGGCGCCGACTACCTCAAGTCGATCGCGGGCCCGCTGCCGCAGGTCCGCTTCTGCCCCACGGGCGGGATCACCCCCGCCGGCGCCCCGAAGTACCTCGCCCTGCCCAACGTCGGCTGCGTCGGCGGGTCCTGGCTCGCCCCCGCCGACGCCCTGGAGAGCGGGGACTGGGCCCGCATCAAACAGTTGGCGACCGAGGCCGCGGCCCTGACACCATCCCGGTGA
- a CDS encoding ketosteroid isomerase family protein, which yields MPDHRTIADRFLDFYYGALGGPPAGLDVLYDDTSRYRTGGREASGRTAIMSLIDHRLGGTHKILTAMAHEAGGRSEAGSVIVAATGISFSGTDGAAIPFIETFRITPTEPEDEAPPFLIAVQNFQPSLN from the coding sequence ATGCCCGATCACAGAACCATCGCGGACCGGTTCTTGGACTTCTACTACGGTGCGCTCGGCGGCCCTCCGGCCGGTCTCGACGTGCTGTACGACGACACGTCCCGGTACCGGACCGGCGGCCGCGAGGCCTCCGGCCGTACCGCGATCATGTCCCTGATCGACCACCGTCTTGGCGGCACCCACAAGATTCTGACCGCCATGGCCCACGAGGCGGGCGGCCGGAGCGAGGCGGGCAGCGTGATCGTCGCGGCGACCGGCATCTCCTTTTCGGGCACGGACGGGGCGGCGATCCCGTTCATCGAGACCTTCCGCATCACACCGACCGAACCCGAGGACGAGGCGCCGCCGTTCCTCATCGCGGTACAGAACTTCCAGCCCTCGCTGAACTGA
- a CDS encoding ROK family transcriptional regulator, protein MAGRPMSTPGSSAGEVFRLIHQQQAATRTDIGRITGLSRTAVTLRVNQLLEQGLVAERAEGGSTGGRPPVRLEFRVDGGIVLAAALGASRAQLAVCDLAGRVLRESELPVDNSRGPEALLTSAVDSLQELLAATGHTGHEIRGVGVSVPGMIDATTGRSVSPSLQPGWGDIPVAEFFTRRFAVPVRVDNDVNALALAEHRVHPEVDDLLVIKASTGIGAAIIAGGRLQRGALSAAGELGHIKVSDAGGAACRCGSSDCLEAVAGGWALVRELADAGRPVADALGVAELARDGDPEALRLIREAGRRIGEVTAGAVNLLNPALIVIGGDLAQAYEPLVAGIRELIYQRSTTAVTRSLRFESSSQHEHSGVAASAAMVLEEVLSARAVDATIGGRGRAAH, encoded by the coding sequence ATGGCAGGGCGACCGATGTCCACGCCCGGATCCTCGGCCGGGGAGGTCTTCCGACTCATCCACCAGCAGCAGGCCGCGACACGTACCGATATCGGCCGGATCACCGGACTGTCCCGAACCGCCGTGACCCTGCGCGTGAACCAGCTCCTGGAGCAGGGCCTGGTCGCGGAACGGGCCGAGGGCGGCTCGACCGGTGGCCGGCCGCCGGTCCGCCTTGAGTTCCGCGTCGACGGCGGCATCGTGCTGGCGGCGGCCCTCGGCGCCAGCCGCGCGCAGCTCGCCGTGTGCGATCTCGCCGGCCGGGTACTGCGCGAGTCGGAGCTGCCGGTGGACAACAGCCGCGGCCCCGAGGCGCTGCTGACCTCGGCCGTCGACAGCCTTCAGGAACTCCTCGCGGCGACCGGACATACCGGGCACGAGATCCGCGGTGTCGGCGTGAGCGTGCCGGGCATGATCGACGCCACCACAGGCCGCAGCGTGAGCCCTTCACTCCAGCCGGGCTGGGGCGACATCCCGGTGGCGGAGTTCTTCACCCGGCGCTTCGCGGTGCCGGTCCGGGTCGACAACGACGTGAACGCCCTCGCCCTCGCCGAGCACCGGGTGCACCCGGAGGTCGACGACCTGCTGGTGATCAAGGCGTCCACCGGTATCGGCGCCGCCATCATCGCGGGCGGGCGGCTGCAGCGGGGCGCGCTGAGCGCCGCCGGGGAGCTCGGCCACATCAAGGTGTCCGACGCGGGCGGCGCGGCCTGCCGCTGCGGCAGCAGCGACTGCCTGGAGGCGGTGGCCGGGGGCTGGGCCCTGGTACGTGAACTGGCCGACGCGGGGCGGCCGGTGGCCGACGCGCTGGGCGTCGCCGAACTCGCCCGCGACGGCGACCCGGAGGCACTGAGGCTGATCCGGGAAGCCGGTCGCCGCATCGGCGAGGTCACGGCCGGGGCGGTCAACCTGCTCAACCCGGCGCTGATCGTGATCGGCGGCGACCTCGCACAGGCCTACGAGCCCCTGGTCGCCGGCATCCGGGAGCTGATCTACCAGCGCTCGACGACCGCGGTCACCCGCAGCCTGCGCTTCGAGTCCAGCTCCCAGCACGAGCACTCCGGAGTCGCGGCCTCGGCGGCGATGGTGCTCGAAGAGGTCCTGTCGGCCCGTGCCGTCGACGCGACGATCGGGGGCCGGGGGCGCGCCGCGCACTGA
- the zwf gene encoding glucose-6-phosphate dehydrogenase, giving the protein MPTQVAPDCDIVVFGGTGDLAVRKLLPALYLRDNDGQLADGARIIAVSRAGLDTAGYRDKAAAEMRAFVPANAWNTAAVDRFTARLHHVTIDVLEHDGWHELTALLDAADGVRVFYLACAPSLFGPVCAGLQANGLTGERSRVVLEKPIGRDLASARRINDEVGAVFAEEQIFRIDHYLGKETVQNLVVLRFANALLEPLWNSGSIDHVQITVSEDIGVGGRVGYYDTSGALRDMVQNHLLQLLCLVAMEPPSRFEADAVRDEKLKVLQALRPLAGAEVHRDTVRGQYVAGLVDGKAVPGYAQELDGAASRTETFVALRAEVQNWRWAGVPFYLRTGKRLDRRASEIVVQFRPVPHSIFPGVGDEALAPNRLVLRLQPNEGMHLHLVTKEPGPGGVRLRGVPLNLSFADTFKSRTPDAYERLLMDVVRGDPTLFMRRDEVEAAWAWAEPILAAWKDSGTPPRRYSAGTSGPTAATTLIERDGRTWHDEEAI; this is encoded by the coding sequence ATGCCGACACAGGTCGCCCCCGACTGCGACATCGTCGTTTTCGGCGGCACTGGCGACCTCGCCGTGCGCAAGCTGCTGCCCGCGCTCTATCTGCGCGACAACGACGGCCAACTGGCCGACGGCGCACGGATCATCGCCGTCTCCAGGGCAGGGCTCGACACGGCCGGATACCGCGACAAGGCGGCCGCCGAGATGCGCGCCTTCGTCCCCGCGAACGCGTGGAACACCGCCGCCGTGGACCGCTTCACGGCCCGGCTGCACCACGTCACCATCGATGTCCTGGAGCACGACGGCTGGCACGAGCTGACCGCCCTGCTCGACGCGGCCGACGGCGTCCGTGTCTTCTACCTCGCCTGCGCACCGAGCCTCTTCGGCCCCGTCTGCGCAGGACTCCAGGCCAACGGCCTGACCGGCGAGCGCTCCCGGGTCGTCCTGGAAAAGCCCATCGGACGCGACCTCGCCTCGGCCCGCCGGATCAACGACGAGGTCGGCGCGGTCTTCGCGGAGGAACAGATCTTCCGCATCGACCACTACCTCGGCAAGGAAACCGTCCAGAACCTCGTGGTCCTGCGGTTCGCCAACGCCCTTCTCGAACCACTGTGGAACTCCGGCTCCATCGACCACGTACAGATCACCGTCAGCGAGGACATCGGCGTCGGCGGGCGGGTCGGCTACTACGACACCTCCGGCGCCCTGCGCGACATGGTGCAGAACCACCTGCTCCAACTCCTGTGCCTGGTCGCCATGGAACCGCCGAGCCGGTTCGAGGCCGACGCCGTACGCGACGAGAAACTCAAGGTGCTCCAGGCGCTGCGCCCCCTCGCCGGCGCCGAGGTGCACCGGGACACCGTCCGCGGCCAGTACGTGGCCGGGCTCGTCGACGGCAAGGCCGTACCCGGATACGCGCAGGAGCTCGACGGCGCGGCCAGCCGTACCGAGACCTTCGTCGCCCTGCGGGCCGAGGTGCAGAACTGGCGCTGGGCGGGCGTCCCCTTCTACCTGCGCACCGGCAAGCGGCTCGACCGGCGGGCCTCCGAGATCGTCGTACAGTTCCGGCCCGTACCGCACTCCATCTTTCCCGGCGTCGGCGACGAGGCCCTGGCCCCCAACCGCCTGGTCCTGCGGCTGCAGCCCAATGAGGGCATGCATCTGCACCTGGTCACCAAGGAACCCGGGCCCGGCGGCGTACGGCTGCGCGGCGTGCCGCTCAACCTCAGCTTCGCCGACACCTTCAAGTCCCGTACCCCGGACGCCTACGAGCGACTGCTCATGGACGTCGTACGCGGTGACCCGACCCTGTTCATGCGCCGCGACGAGGTCGAGGCCGCCTGGGCGTGGGCGGAGCCGATCCTCGCCGCGTGGAAGGACTCGGGCACACCGCCCCGCCGCTACAGCGCCGGCACCAGCGGCCCCACCGCCGCCACCACCCTGATCGAACGCGACGGCCGCACCTGGCACGACGAGGAAGCGATATGA
- a CDS encoding FAD-dependent monooxygenase, whose translation MSETTVEHRVPVLVVGGSLTGLSTSLFLSRRGVDHLLVEKHSGTSHHPRGRGNNVRTMELFRVAGIEQDIRRAASVLAGNHGILQAPSLTGDEQEWLFKQMDPGGGLARFSPSGWCLCSQNDLEPVLLEHARRLGGDLRFGSELLSFEQDADGVTALVKERDSGTHCTVRADYLVAADGPRSPVRETLGIGHDGPGDLFHNVSVTFRSRDLAPIVGDRRFIACYLTNPEADGALLPVDNEEQWVFHAPWHPDRGETLQDFTDERCARHIRTAVGEPGLDVEITGKAPWHAAERVAQRFRDGRVFLVGDCAHEMSPTGAFGSNTGIQDAHNLAWKLAAVHHGWAGPALLDSYDTERRPVAGATAARASARSAEHKHPGYVPTPGPGGGGGQPGGGKPGAGKPGGGKPGGILTVALAYRYPAGAVIGADPEMPVVPDDMRLNGEPGTRAPHLWVDRAGQRLSTLDLYDRSLVLLTGPDGDHWRTAAERLAARLELPLDAFRVGPGPQCELVPEGNDDWARLHGVEPGGAVLVRPDGFVAWRSVRASDDPEGELHSVLTTLLGRR comes from the coding sequence ATGTCCGAAACCACCGTCGAGCACCGCGTCCCGGTCCTCGTCGTGGGCGGGTCCCTGACGGGCCTGTCCACCTCACTGTTCCTCAGCCGCCGCGGCGTCGACCATCTCCTCGTCGAGAAGCACTCCGGCACGTCCCACCATCCGCGCGGCCGCGGCAACAACGTCCGCACCATGGAGCTGTTCCGGGTCGCGGGCATCGAGCAGGACATCCGCAGGGCGGCGTCCGTACTCGCCGGGAACCACGGCATCCTCCAGGCGCCCTCGCTGACCGGTGACGAGCAGGAGTGGCTGTTCAAGCAGATGGATCCGGGCGGCGGCCTGGCCCGCTTCAGCCCCAGCGGCTGGTGCCTGTGCAGCCAGAACGACCTGGAACCCGTCCTCCTGGAGCACGCCCGCCGCCTCGGCGGCGACCTGCGCTTCGGCAGCGAACTGCTCTCCTTCGAGCAGGACGCGGACGGCGTCACGGCACTGGTGAAGGAGCGCGACAGCGGCACGCACTGTACGGTGCGCGCCGACTACCTGGTGGCCGCCGACGGCCCGCGCAGTCCGGTACGGGAAACACTGGGCATCGGCCACGACGGCCCGGGCGACCTCTTCCACAACGTGAGCGTCACCTTCCGCTCCCGGGACCTCGCGCCGATCGTCGGCGATCGCCGCTTCATCGCCTGCTACCTCACCAACCCGGAGGCGGACGGCGCTTTGCTCCCCGTCGACAACGAGGAACAGTGGGTCTTCCACGCCCCCTGGCATCCCGACCGGGGCGAAACCCTCCAGGACTTCACCGACGAGCGCTGCGCCCGGCACATCCGTACCGCCGTCGGAGAACCTGGACTCGACGTCGAGATCACCGGCAAGGCCCCCTGGCACGCGGCCGAGCGGGTGGCCCAGCGCTTCCGCGACGGGCGGGTGTTCCTGGTCGGCGACTGTGCCCACGAGATGTCACCGACCGGGGCGTTCGGCTCCAACACCGGTATCCAGGACGCCCACAACCTCGCCTGGAAACTCGCCGCCGTGCACCACGGCTGGGCGGGCCCCGCCCTCCTCGACAGCTACGACACCGAGCGGCGCCCGGTCGCCGGGGCCACGGCCGCGCGCGCCTCCGCCCGCTCCGCCGAGCACAAGCACCCCGGCTACGTACCGACTCCCGGCCCCGGGGGAGGAGGCGGCCAGCCGGGCGGCGGAAAACCCGGCGCTGGAAAGCCCGGCGGCGGAAAGCCGGGCGGCATCCTGACCGTCGCGCTCGCCTACCGCTACCCCGCGGGCGCCGTGATCGGAGCCGACCCCGAGATGCCGGTCGTACCCGACGACATGCGCCTGAACGGCGAGCCCGGCACCCGGGCCCCGCACCTGTGGGTGGACCGGGCAGGGCAACGCCTGTCCACCCTGGACCTGTACGACCGTTCCCTCGTCCTGCTCACCGGACCGGACGGCGACCACTGGCGCACGGCGGCCGAACGGCTCGCGGCCCGGCTCGAACTCCCCCTGGACGCCTTCCGGGTGGGCCCCGGGCCGCAGTGCGAACTGGTCCCCGAGGGCAACGACGACTGGGCTCGGCTGCACGGCGTGGAACCCGGCGGCGCGGTCCTCGTACGGCCCGACGGATTCGTCGCCTGGCGGTCGGTGCGCGCCTCCGACGATCCCGAGGGCGAGTTGCACTCCGTACTGACCACGCTGCTCGGCCGCCGCTGA
- a CDS encoding cupin domain-containing protein, whose protein sequence is MNQHPARIVALDDTPPNRRRGGDLRAMLTPTAVGATSGFMGMALIRPGERIGEHYHPYSEEFVYVVQGEIEVDLDGVAHPLLPDHGLLIPPYTRHRFRNVGDGEVRMVFHLGPLAPRPELGHVDTEGAEDPAPGAAARPAAADSPKGARSSS, encoded by the coding sequence ATGAACCAGCACCCCGCACGCATCGTCGCCCTGGACGACACCCCGCCCAACCGGCGCCGCGGCGGCGATCTGCGCGCCATGCTCACCCCGACCGCGGTCGGTGCCACCAGCGGATTCATGGGGATGGCGCTGATCCGGCCGGGCGAGCGGATCGGTGAGCACTACCACCCGTACTCGGAGGAGTTCGTGTACGTGGTGCAGGGCGAGATCGAGGTGGATCTGGACGGCGTGGCGCACCCGCTGCTGCCGGACCACGGACTGCTCATCCCGCCGTACACGCGGCACCGGTTCCGCAACGTCGGGGACGGCGAGGTCCGGATGGTCTTCCATCTCGGGCCGCTGGCACCGCGGCCCGAGCTCGGGCACGTGGACACCGAGGGCGCCGAGGATCCCGCGCCGGGAGCGGCCGCGCGCCCGGCCGCCGCGGATTCGCCGAAGGGCGCACGGAGTTCCTCATGA
- the glk gene encoding glucokinase, with amino-acid sequence MTEPSPQHPWLVADIGGTNARFGLVTDASRRPRGVKVLRVGDHPDLADAAETYLDHVTGQAARPEAACVAVAGPVEGDSFRLTNAAWSFSIADTGRRLGMDTFEVINDFGAQAMALPHLDDSAVRRIGPARRVPGKPMAVIGPGTGLGVAGLLPTDDGWIPATGEGGHVTLPAETPREADVMALLKAELGGVGAEYLLSGPGLARLYRYLSVLEGTGAEALRPEEICRRGQDGTDPLCAEALDMFCALLGAFAGNVALTLGARGGLLLGGGILPAMTDVLLRSDFRRRFENKSPMTPYVTAIATELITAPAPALLGATAWLARHLRHQGALTPA; translated from the coding sequence GTGACCGAGCCCAGCCCCCAACACCCTTGGCTGGTCGCCGACATCGGCGGCACCAACGCCCGCTTCGGACTCGTCACCGACGCCTCCCGCCGCCCCCGCGGCGTGAAGGTCCTGCGGGTCGGCGACCACCCGGACCTGGCCGACGCGGCCGAGACCTACCTGGACCACGTGACCGGGCAGGCGGCACGCCCCGAGGCGGCCTGCGTCGCCGTCGCCGGACCGGTCGAGGGCGACAGCTTCCGGCTGACCAACGCGGCCTGGAGCTTCTCCATCGCCGACACCGGGCGCCGCCTGGGCATGGACACCTTCGAGGTCATCAACGACTTCGGCGCCCAGGCCATGGCACTGCCCCACCTGGACGACTCGGCGGTACGCCGCATCGGCCCGGCCCGGCGCGTCCCCGGCAAACCCATGGCCGTCATCGGCCCCGGCACCGGACTCGGCGTCGCCGGACTCCTGCCCACCGACGACGGCTGGATCCCGGCCACCGGCGAAGGCGGGCACGTCACCCTGCCCGCCGAGACGCCACGCGAGGCCGACGTCATGGCCCTGCTCAAGGCCGAACTGGGCGGCGTCGGCGCCGAGTACCTGCTCTCCGGACCCGGACTGGCCCGCCTGTACCGCTACTTGAGCGTGCTGGAGGGAACCGGCGCCGAGGCCCTGCGCCCCGAGGAGATCTGCCGCCGCGGCCAGGACGGCACCGACCCGCTCTGCGCCGAGGCACTGGACATGTTCTGCGCCCTGCTCGGCGCCTTCGCCGGAAACGTGGCCCTCACCCTCGGCGCCCGCGGCGGCCTCCTCCTCGGCGGCGGAATCCTCCCCGCCATGACCGACGTCCTCCTGCGCAGCGACTTCCGCCGCCGCTTCGAGAACAAGTCGCCCATGACGCCGTACGTGACCGCCATCGCCACCGAACTGATCACCGCGCCCGCGCCCGCACTCCTCGGCGCCACGGCCTGGCTCGCCCGCCACCTCAGACACCAGGGAGCTCTGACCCCCGCATGA